One region of Glutamicibacter sp. B1 genomic DNA includes:
- a CDS encoding long-chain-fatty-acid--CoA ligase: protein MEKSAAPAWVANYQPGVPSEIVLPTEPLSRMFENSVAQAGQSPAAEFFGRRTSYAQLGEQVAQAAEGLRALGVKAGDRVALILPNCPQHVVAFYAVLRLGAVVVEHNPLYTSRELRHQFEDHQARVAIVWDKVVATLQEFPKDVQLDAIVAVNLLDAFPPLKRMALNLPVKKLRDTKASLTTRTSGTTSWKDLLAGGPLDANHPHPDVDDLAVIQYTSGTTGHPKGAMLTHFNLYSNALQGEAWMLGAKEREEILYAILPMFHAFGMTLYLTFGVKKQGLLVLFPKFDAQMILDAWKKSPATVYCAVPPIYERTALAAKERGLSLKSAKFCISGAMNLPDHVVELWESMSGGLLVEGYGMTESSPVALGNPFHPSRRTGTIGVPFPSTLMKVVEVDDPTKEVAPGEAGELLIKGPQVFQGYWNNPEETAKTKTEDGWLRSGDVVTVDQDGFTQVVDRAKELIITGGFNVSPTEVEIALRQHADVVDAAVFGKPLARGGEMVVAAVQLEPGAELNEDALRAHCRELLAAYKVPKRVVQVEELPRSLLGKILRKQVKDELTDSV from the coding sequence AGCCCAGCCGCAGAATTTTTTGGGCGACGCACTAGCTATGCGCAGCTCGGCGAACAGGTAGCGCAGGCGGCCGAAGGGCTGCGCGCCCTCGGGGTCAAAGCCGGGGACCGCGTCGCGTTGATCCTGCCGAACTGCCCACAACATGTGGTGGCCTTTTATGCAGTCCTGCGCCTAGGAGCGGTGGTGGTGGAACATAATCCGCTGTACACCTCCCGGGAGTTGCGTCACCAGTTTGAAGACCATCAGGCACGCGTCGCGATCGTGTGGGACAAGGTCGTGGCAACCTTGCAAGAATTCCCCAAGGACGTACAACTTGATGCCATCGTGGCAGTGAACCTGCTTGATGCCTTCCCACCGCTCAAGCGCATGGCACTGAACCTGCCGGTGAAGAAGCTTCGCGACACCAAGGCCTCGCTGACCACCCGCACCTCGGGAACCACATCGTGGAAAGACCTGCTCGCCGGCGGCCCGCTGGATGCCAACCATCCGCACCCAGATGTTGATGATCTAGCGGTCATCCAATACACCTCCGGCACCACCGGGCACCCCAAGGGAGCCATGCTCACCCACTTCAACCTGTATTCCAACGCATTACAGGGCGAAGCATGGATGCTCGGCGCCAAAGAACGCGAGGAAATCCTCTACGCAATCCTGCCCATGTTCCATGCTTTTGGCATGACCCTGTATCTGACTTTCGGCGTGAAAAAGCAGGGACTGCTGGTCCTCTTCCCGAAGTTTGATGCACAGATGATCTTAGATGCCTGGAAGAAATCACCGGCTACGGTGTACTGCGCTGTGCCACCAATTTACGAACGGACCGCGCTGGCAGCCAAGGAGCGTGGCCTGTCGCTCAAGAGCGCCAAATTCTGTATTTCCGGGGCGATGAACTTGCCTGACCACGTGGTTGAGCTGTGGGAATCCATGTCTGGCGGACTGCTCGTTGAAGGCTATGGCATGACCGAATCCTCCCCGGTGGCACTGGGCAATCCCTTCCACCCCAGCCGCCGCACCGGAACCATCGGCGTACCCTTCCCCTCAACGTTGATGAAGGTTGTCGAAGTTGATGATCCAACCAAGGAAGTAGCCCCGGGTGAAGCCGGCGAACTGCTGATCAAGGGTCCTCAGGTGTTCCAGGGTTATTGGAATAACCCCGAAGAAACAGCAAAAACAAAGACCGAAGACGGGTGGTTGCGTTCGGGCGATGTGGTCACCGTTGATCAGGACGGGTTCACTCAGGTGGTAGACCGGGCCAAGGAACTGATCATTACCGGTGGTTTCAACGTCTCGCCCACCGAAGTGGAAATAGCTTTGCGTCAGCATGCGGATGTGGTTGATGCAGCGGTCTTCGGTAAGCCTTTGGCTCGTGGTGGTGAAATGGTGGTGGCCGCGGTGCAGTTGGAACCAGGAGCCGAACTCAATGAGGACGCACTTCGCGCGCATTGTCGTGAGCTGCTCGCTGCTTACAAGGTGCCCAAGCGTGTGGTTCAGGTGGAAGAGTTGCCACGCTCGTTGCTCGGTAAGATCTTGCGCAAACAGGTCAAGGATGAGCTGACCGACAGTGTCTAG